One genomic window of Synergistaceae bacterium includes the following:
- the rimM gene encoding ribosome maturation factor RimM (Essential for efficient processing of 16S rRNA), with product MSRKTEPSPEERTTIGKIVGTHGIRGTMLILPLTDYPERFLDMKELVLDKPGKPRCTLKVSRLVPYEGKGTFFFNANGVEDKETAETFRGSVVTVANEDRVKLSEDEYWIDEIVGLKAVENGTGRELGVLEEIMFTGSNDVYMIRTTEGAVKPIPAIADAINCVDIAGGTMTVTIPEGLWD from the coding sequence ATGTCGAGGAAGACTGAACCATCTCCGGAAGAGAGAACGACTATTGGGAAAATAGTGGGGACACACGGCATAAGAGGTACTATGCTAATACTGCCTCTCACCGACTATCCGGAGCGTTTCCTGGACATGAAGGAACTCGTTCTTGACAAACCCGGAAAGCCCAGATGCACTCTCAAGGTCAGCAGGCTCGTCCCATACGAGGGCAAGGGAACATTCTTCTTTAATGCAAATGGAGTGGAAGACAAGGAGACAGCCGAGACTTTCAGGGGCAGCGTTGTCACAGTTGCGAATGAAGACCGTGTCAAACTCTCTGAGGATGAATACTGGATAGATGAAATCGTAGGCCTTAAAGCTGTTGAAAACGGTACCGGGCGTGAACTCGGGGTCCTTGAAGAAATTATGTTCACCGGCAGCAATGACGTCTACATGATCAGAACAACAGAAGGCGCCGTCAAGCCTATACCGGCCATCGCCGACGCGATAAACTGCGTTGACATAGCCGGAGGAACTATGACAGTAACAATACCGGAGGGGCTCTGGGACTGA
- a CDS encoding metal-dependent hydrolase, with product MAKLRYLGHSAFYIEGDGLKALIDPFFLGNPQAVAKPGDFTDISHIFLTHGHSDHIGDTVEIARRTGASVFTCNELAGFLASKGVKTEGMHIGGRARFPFGRVKLTPAWHGCSVIDGGETRYAGIACGFVIEVEGRKVYHSGDTGLTMEMHLLADENIDIALLPIGGYFTMDIDDAAKAVKMIKPRVVVPMHYNTFPQITADPEDFLRAVGEQMTGVKILKPGQEMVF from the coding sequence ATGGCCAAGCTTCGTTATCTGGGACACAGCGCATTCTATATCGAAGGAGATGGACTTAAAGCTCTGATAGATCCTTTCTTTTTGGGTAATCCCCAGGCAGTCGCAAAGCCGGGAGACTTTACAGATATCAGCCATATATTCCTTACACACGGGCATAGCGACCATATAGGAGACACTGTTGAAATAGCAAGGCGAACAGGGGCCAGTGTCTTTACGTGCAACGAGTTGGCGGGTTTTCTTGCTTCAAAGGGTGTCAAGACGGAGGGAATGCATATCGGAGGCAGAGCAAGGTTCCCGTTCGGCCGTGTGAAACTCACTCCGGCGTGGCACGGCTGCTCTGTGATTGACGGCGGAGAGACACGATATGCCGGTATTGCCTGTGGTTTTGTAATCGAAGTAGAGGGCAGGAAGGTCTATCATTCCGGTGACACAGGGCTCACGATGGAGATGCATCTCCTTGCCGATGAAAATATTGACATCGCATTGCTTCCGATAGGCGGCTATTTCACTATGGACATCGATGATGCGGCAAAAGCGGTCAAAATGATAAAACCGCGTGTTGTGGTCCCCATGCACTACAACACATTCCCGCAAATTACCGCGGATCCAGAGGACTTCCTGCGCGCCGTAGGCGAGCAGATGACCGGTGTCAAGATACTCAAGCCGGGTCAGGAAATGGTTTTTTAG
- a CDS encoding KH domain-containing protein — MPDYVDLVDLIVKRLVTKPDEAKVSEDRSDSGAILITIRVAKEDIGRVIGKKGSTINAIRHIAKAASIKSGEKVDVDVEED, encoded by the coding sequence ATGCCTGATTATGTCGACCTGGTAGACCTGATAGTCAAAAGGCTTGTAACAAAGCCCGACGAAGCAAAGGTCTCCGAAGACCGCAGCGACTCCGGAGCAATACTGATAACGATCAGGGTCGCCAAAGAGGACATCGGCAGGGTAATAGGTAAAAAAGGGTCCACTATCAACGCTATCCGCCATATTGCAAAGGCTGCATCAATAAAATCCGGCGAAAAGGTCGATGTTGATGTCGAGGAAGACTGA
- the rpsP gene encoding 30S ribosomal protein S16 gives MAVRIRLSRHGKKKAPFYRLVVADSHSPRDGRFIEILGTYNPLTDPAEVKVDVERAAFWIKNGASPSETARILLKRAGVFDAPTKA, from the coding sequence ATGGCAGTTCGTATTCGTCTTTCCCGTCACGGGAAAAAGAAGGCTCCCTTTTACCGCCTCGTAGTTGCCGACTCTCATTCCCCGAGAGACGGCCGCTTTATCGAGATACTGGGGACCTACAATCCCCTGACAGATCCGGCAGAGGTAAAAGTGGACGTAGAGCGTGCGGCATTCTGGATCAAGAACGGGGCTTCCCCGTCAGAGACAGCCAGAATACTGCTCAAAAGAGCCGGGGTATTTGATGCTCCGACAAAAGCTTAA
- the trmD gene encoding tRNA (guanosine(37)-N1)-methyltransferase TrmD yields the protein MKISILTAFPELMRSYLAASVLGRGIAAGKLEAEVIDIRDFARGDYRQIDDYCYGSGGMMLMPEPLEKALASISADGKPYTVYPSPQGIRLHQELVEDLARKEHIVILCGHYEGVDERFIKKHIDLEVSLGDFVLTGGEMPAMAIVDAVSRLIPGVVGKSSAVREDSFYSGMLDTPHYTRPAKWQGEEVPEVLISGDAKAIEKWRRRQSVERTLKRRPDIVGRAGIMPWLSGGSYVMEVHYPVLDRHGGKSSTAITGMDIHDIARACRTYGIKKYLLVTPLAQQREMAKRIIGHWTDGWGASYNPDRKEAFSTVKIFASVEKALDWVRDREKKEPYKIATTAKAHNGAVHWLSLKREILEKDHSPVLIFGTGWGLHQEILESADAVMTPILGGMDGWNHLSVRSAVSITLDRFFGWR from the coding sequence ATGAAAATATCGATCCTGACAGCGTTTCCTGAACTCATGCGGAGCTATCTCGCCGCCAGCGTGCTTGGACGCGGGATAGCGGCAGGTAAACTAGAAGCCGAGGTTATAGATATACGAGACTTCGCGCGGGGAGACTACAGGCAGATAGACGACTACTGCTACGGAAGCGGGGGCATGATGCTTATGCCTGAACCGCTCGAAAAAGCTCTGGCGAGTATATCTGCAGACGGCAAACCGTACACGGTTTACCCTTCGCCGCAGGGGATCAGGCTCCATCAGGAACTGGTAGAGGACTTGGCAAGAAAAGAACACATAGTTATACTCTGCGGACATTATGAAGGAGTAGACGAAAGGTTCATTAAAAAACACATCGACCTTGAAGTATCTCTCGGTGATTTTGTTCTTACAGGCGGCGAAATGCCTGCTATGGCGATCGTGGATGCTGTTTCGCGCCTTATCCCGGGAGTCGTCGGCAAGAGCTCTGCGGTGAGGGAGGACTCCTTTTACAGCGGTATGCTGGATACCCCGCACTACACGCGCCCGGCAAAATGGCAGGGCGAAGAAGTGCCGGAAGTTCTGATAAGCGGGGATGCCAAAGCCATAGAAAAATGGCGCAGGCGGCAGTCCGTGGAAAGGACCCTGAAAAGAAGGCCCGACATCGTCGGCAGGGCAGGGATAATGCCCTGGCTCAGCGGGGGATCCTATGTAATGGAGGTCCATTATCCTGTGCTTGACAGGCATGGCGGGAAGTCCTCAACGGCGATAACGGGAATGGATATTCACGACATCGCAAGGGCCTGCAGGACATATGGGATAAAAAAATACCTTCTTGTAACACCGCTGGCACAGCAGAGGGAGATGGCAAAGAGAATAATCGGACATTGGACTGATGGCTGGGGCGCATCATATAACCCTGACAGGAAAGAAGCATTCAGCACCGTGAAAATATTCGCCTCCGTTGAAAAAGCCCTTGACTGGGTGAGAGACAGAGAAAAAAAAGAACCGTATAAAATCGCTACCACCGCGAAAGCACATAATGGAGCAGTTCATTGGCTATCGCTGAAACGGGAGATACTCGAGAAAGACCACAGCCCCGTTTTAATATTCGGCACAGGCTGGGGTCTTCACCAAGAGATACTGGAATCAGCAGACGCGGTAATGACGCCGATACTGGGCGGTATGGACGGCTGGAACCACCTGTCAGTCAGAAGTGCAGTCAGTATAACGCTGGACAGGTTTTTCGGCTGGAGATAA
- a CDS encoding dicarboxylate/amino acid:cation symporter has translation MAAESKSFWKSYRFPIILLFSICLGSFIGGVMGKDALMFKPFGDVFINAMFMVVVPLVFTTICSAVAQMSSMERLGRVMKSLVIVFLVTGAIAAILMLITVTFFPPAAGTSIQLKAAGDIQAFKTADQIVKAFTVEDFPLLLSRRAMLPLIIFTIFFGFCLQTLGERGRSVGRGIAVVADAMLQMVKYLMYYAPIGLGAYFATLVGDYGPQLLGAYLRSMIVYHVVTFGYFFIAFTIYAWIATEGAGVGVFWRNIITPAVMALGTGSSNATLPVNLVAATNMGIPKDISDIVLPIGATAHMEGSCLSGILKIAFLFGIFNIPFTGFGTMATAVAVAVLSGVVLSGIPGGGLVGEMLIVSLYGFPPEAFPIIATIGFLVDPAATMVNATGDTCSALLISRMVEGKGWFAKAAAALKDK, from the coding sequence ATGGCTGCAGAATCAAAAAGTTTCTGGAAATCATACCGGTTCCCGATCATCCTCTTATTCTCCATATGTCTTGGGAGCTTCATCGGAGGCGTGATGGGGAAAGACGCACTTATGTTCAAACCATTTGGAGACGTCTTTATCAACGCGATGTTCATGGTGGTCGTGCCTCTTGTATTCACGACGATATGCAGCGCCGTAGCCCAGATGTCCTCGATGGAAAGACTCGGGCGCGTGATGAAATCCCTGGTCATTGTCTTCCTCGTAACCGGAGCAATAGCAGCTATCCTTATGCTCATCACTGTTACATTCTTCCCTCCTGCTGCCGGCACTTCGATACAGCTAAAGGCAGCCGGTGACATCCAGGCGTTCAAAACGGCAGATCAGATAGTAAAAGCGTTCACCGTCGAAGATTTCCCTCTGTTGCTATCACGCCGCGCTATGCTGCCTCTGATTATTTTTACGATTTTTTTCGGGTTCTGTCTGCAAACTCTGGGAGAGAGAGGCCGTTCCGTCGGCAGGGGCATAGCAGTCGTAGCCGATGCAATGCTCCAGATGGTCAAATACCTTATGTACTACGCACCTATAGGTCTTGGCGCATACTTTGCGACGCTGGTCGGCGACTACGGTCCGCAGCTTCTTGGCGCATACCTGCGCTCGATGATAGTCTACCACGTGGTGACATTCGGATATTTCTTCATAGCATTCACGATCTACGCGTGGATCGCTACAGAGGGAGCGGGTGTCGGGGTCTTCTGGCGCAATATCATTACGCCTGCGGTCATGGCCCTTGGCACCGGAAGCAGCAATGCGACACTTCCCGTTAATCTGGTGGCAGCTACAAATATGGGCATTCCAAAGGATATCAGCGACATCGTCCTCCCTATAGGCGCAACTGCGCACATGGAGGGCTCCTGCCTCAGCGGCATCCTTAAGATCGCTTTCCTCTTCGGCATCTTCAACATACCGTTCACAGGGTTTGGCACTATGGCAACCGCAGTAGCGGTCGCAGTACTTTCAGGTGTCGTGCTTTCCGGCATCCCAGGCGGCGGTCTTGTGGGCGAGATGCTCATCGTAAGCCTGTACGGATTCCCGCCGGAGGCCTTCCCGATCATAGCGACGATAGGATTCCTTGTAGACCCTGCGGCTACTATGGTCAATGCCACAGGAGACACATGCTCCGCGTTGCTTATCTCACGCATGGTGGAGGGTAAGGGCTGGTTTGCAAAGGCCGCAGCGGCTTTAAAGGATAAATAG
- the aspS gene encoding aspartate--tRNA ligase, producing the protein MDRHYNASWKRTMRCGEPRLEDAGKDAVLNGWLRCRRDLGGIIFIELWDKTGVTQVVFNPELNAEAHERAGTLRSEYVLAVRGKLRRRPEGTENPAIATGQVELLVDDFLVLSPAKLVPFEIDNADAVNEDLRLKFRYLDLRRERMQKNLQTRHNITSYTRNYFSAQGFLDIETPMLTKSTPEGARDYLVPSRVNPGKFYALPQSPQLFKQLLMVSGCDRYMQIVKCFRDEDLRADRQPEFTQIDLEMSFITEEDIMTMVENYLSGLFKEILGEEIRTPFLRMTWKDAMDLYGSDKPDLRIPMEMVSLEEVFSAAENPFAAIVEKGGAIKGLRLPGGADLSRKELSDLENRAKVLGAKGMANFQVKASELKGPLVKFLDEPRIARLKELSAIEDGDALFIMADENWRRACEILGQIRLELGKARGLVKEEFRFLWVTEFPLFEWDDETERYMAVHHPFTAPMDEDMEYLLTEPGKVRSRAYDVVLNGNEIGGGSIRIHNPEMQSKAFQALNFTPEAAKERFGFLLEGLSYGTPPHGGLALGLDRLVMLICGCRSIRDVMAFPKNQKAQCPMTEAPSAVETKQLEELSIRIVDPIL; encoded by the coding sequence ATGGATCGACATTATAACGCGTCGTGGAAGAGAACGATGCGCTGTGGGGAGCCAAGGCTGGAAGATGCTGGGAAGGACGCAGTGCTCAACGGCTGGCTGCGATGTCGCCGGGACCTTGGAGGGATAATTTTTATCGAGCTCTGGGACAAGACAGGGGTAACTCAGGTAGTCTTCAATCCGGAGCTGAACGCAGAGGCGCACGAACGCGCCGGTACGCTGCGAAGCGAGTATGTGCTTGCAGTCAGGGGTAAGCTGCGCAGGCGTCCTGAGGGAACAGAGAATCCTGCGATCGCTACCGGTCAGGTGGAACTGCTGGTAGACGACTTCCTTGTCCTTTCGCCGGCCAAGCTTGTGCCTTTTGAGATCGATAACGCTGACGCAGTCAACGAGGATCTGCGCCTTAAATTCCGTTATCTTGACCTAAGGCGCGAGCGGATGCAGAAGAACCTGCAAACGCGCCATAATATAACGTCTTATACGCGTAATTACTTCAGCGCACAGGGTTTTCTCGATATTGAGACGCCGATGCTTACCAAATCTACGCCTGAAGGAGCGAGGGACTATCTCGTCCCGAGCCGTGTCAACCCCGGGAAATTCTATGCGCTGCCCCAGTCGCCTCAGTTATTCAAGCAACTTCTCATGGTCAGCGGCTGTGACAGGTATATGCAGATAGTCAAATGCTTCCGCGATGAGGATCTGCGTGCGGACCGCCAGCCGGAATTCACTCAGATAGACCTTGAAATGAGCTTCATAACAGAAGAGGATATCATGACTATGGTAGAGAATTATCTTTCCGGTCTCTTCAAAGAGATACTTGGCGAAGAGATAAGGACGCCGTTCCTTCGCATGACATGGAAGGATGCGATGGACCTTTACGGAAGCGATAAGCCTGATTTGCGTATCCCGATGGAGATGGTCAGTCTGGAAGAGGTTTTCTCCGCCGCAGAAAACCCGTTCGCGGCCATTGTTGAAAAGGGCGGTGCGATAAAGGGGCTGAGGCTTCCTGGCGGGGCCGACCTCTCGCGCAAGGAGCTCTCCGATCTTGAGAACCGTGCCAAGGTGCTTGGCGCTAAGGGCATGGCCAACTTTCAGGTCAAGGCGTCCGAGCTGAAAGGCCCGCTTGTCAAGTTCCTTGATGAGCCGCGTATTGCCAGGCTAAAGGAACTTTCTGCAATAGAGGACGGAGACGCTCTCTTCATCATGGCTGATGAGAACTGGCGCAGGGCCTGTGAAATTCTTGGACAGATACGCCTTGAGCTCGGTAAGGCTCGCGGGCTTGTGAAAGAAGAGTTCCGTTTCCTCTGGGTCACGGAATTCCCGCTCTTTGAGTGGGATGATGAGACGGAGCGCTACATGGCTGTGCATCATCCGTTCACAGCCCCGATGGACGAAGATATGGAATATTTGCTCACAGAACCCGGTAAAGTGCGTTCGAGAGCTTACGATGTCGTACTCAACGGCAATGAGATAGGCGGAGGTTCGATAAGGATACATAACCCCGAGATGCAGTCGAAGGCCTTCCAGGCGCTGAACTTTACTCCCGAGGCCGCGAAAGAGCGTTTCGGGTTCCTGCTCGAGGGGCTCAGTTACGGGACGCCTCCGCACGGAGGGCTTGCTCTCGGTCTTGACCGGCTTGTTATGCTTATCTGCGGCTGCAGATCCATCCGTGACGTAATGGCGTTCCCGAAAAACCAGAAGGCACAGTGTCCGATGACAGAGGCCCCGTCGGCAGTTGAGACGAAACAGCTGGAGGAACTTTCCATAAGGATAGTCGATCCTATTTTATAG
- the rplS gene encoding 50S ribosomal protein L19, with the protein MIDPRIALIEKKFAKDTDMIPEFRPGDTVKVHVKVKEGNRERIQIFEGVVIGRQHGGIRENFIVRKMSNGIGVERIFPVHCPSIDKIEVARKGKVRRAKLYYLRELSGKAARIKERREFN; encoded by the coding sequence ATGATAGATCCCAGAATAGCTCTGATAGAGAAGAAATTCGCAAAAGATACCGATATGATCCCCGAATTCCGCCCGGGCGACACAGTCAAAGTCCACGTCAAGGTCAAGGAAGGGAACCGCGAACGTATCCAGATATTTGAAGGAGTCGTGATCGGGCGCCAGCACGGAGGCATCCGAGAGAATTTCATTGTCCGCAAGATGTCAAACGGCATCGGAGTGGAAAGAATATTCCCCGTCCACTGCCCCAGCATCGACAAAATCGAAGTTGCCCGTAAGGGTAAGGTACGCAGGGCAAAGCTCTATTACCTGCGCGAACTCAGCGGTAAAGCTGCGCGTATCAAAGAACGCCGCGAATTTAATTAA